TACAGAAGTGGGACCCAAGACGTTTAGGTGGCATTCCGTGCAGTAGATGGCAATCAAGCTCCAAAACCAAAACTACATTCATATAGATTTTTCTCTGTCTAACGATTGAAGCTTCTGTCGCGAAAGAATCGGAGTCGTAAATAAATCCTATTTTCTCTTAACAAAACTACCTTTTTTACCCCCACATGTTGCAGCATCAACCCCAACGACCTCGACGCCGGTGCGAGGGCACCGCCATGGGCGCCATCGTTCTCGATCTCCGACCAGGCCTTGGCATCGGTCCTTTCTCGCTCGGTACTTCCCCAATTTCCTTATTTTTACTTCCTATTTTATGCAATTTTTTCCGATTGTTATGTTATTGGCTtctagaaaagaaaagagagagtGTCAGCTTTTCTGATCAATTTAATTTATGCTTCGTTTTCAGGGATGCCGATATGTGAAGCCTTCGCGCAAATTGAACAGCAACCGAACATTTACGACGTTGTTCACGTTAAATACTTTGATGAGGTTGTTCTTTTAGCATTAAAATCTGTCATGTTTATTAATCAGCTGTTACCTCTAAATTTATTGAGTTTCcgatttttttatatacaatTTTGGATTATTTCTGCTTATTCCAATTATGATACACTCCAGGAACCTCTAAAAGTCGATATTGTAATTAGTTTTCCAGATCATGGTTTTCATCTACGTTTTGATCCTTGGTCTCAGGTACTTAAATTTAACCTTaatttttcatttcaattttttccCCATTATGTATGTCTCTGTAGTAATTTGCATTTTGGAGGAGGATTTAATATGGAGTTCTCCTTATTTTGGTTCTTAACACTTCAATTTTTATGTGACAAACAATTCATATGTTCGTTCTCCATCTAAACCAGTTTGTTTATTGATCACTAAATGTTCTTTTAGAGACTCCGTTTAATTGAGATTTTTGATGTGAAACGGTTGCAAATGCGCTATGCTACTTCTCTTCTCGGGTAAGGTTATTTTCtgaattttatttctttttttttttttggttctttatatataaatgtttgttgttgttttaaCATACAGGGGACCATCCACTCTAGCTACTTTTGTTGCTGTGTATGCACTATTTGGTCCGACGTTTCCTGGAATTTATGACAAAGATAGAGGAGTTTACACTCTGTTCTATCCAGTATGTATATGGAACTTGCTAGTGTAAAATTAGTATTTCTTGCAACAAATACTTCTTTAGTAATACTCATTTTGATATCTGTAATTGTATAGGGTCTATCATTTGCTTTTCCAATTCCTGGCCAATACACAGATTGCTGTCATGATGGAGAAGGTGATCTGTTCCCTCTTATGCATATTCTTTTAGCAAATTTAATAttctaattatttttatttctttctggCAGCGGAATTGCCGCTGGAGTTCCCTGATGGAACTACGCCAGTAACTTGCCGAGTCTCAGTATATGATAGTTCTACGGACAAAAAGGTTGGTGTTGGGTCCTTAATGGACAAGGCTTCCGCTCCTCCATTACCTGCAGGCAGCCTGTACATGGAAGAGGTGCATGTTAAGGTTCGGTACTATCTTAATCTGCCTTAACATTTTCTTCTGATTATCTGGATAAACATTTGACCAATAATCCCTAGTTGTAAGGTTACTGGCGTCGTTTTTAATCTATTGATTACAAATTTGTGCTGGCATACTTCATAGTtacatcattttatttttgaggGCTGGTTTTATTCCTTCAGTTTTGTCAATTCATTTGTTGATTTCACTTTATCTGTGCAGCTTGGAGAAGAGTTATATTTTTCTACAGGGGCGCAGCATGTTCCTTTTGGTGCATCACCGCAGGTAATTTCTGTTTGTTATGGGTTCGCCTGCTAGCTGTCTGGCATATGCATTACTTATTTACTTATgtgatatttttatttctttgactAGCATAAAGAAATTGACAGTTGTCTTATAGCTCATCCACTGTTTGAATTTAGATGCATTAGTGCATCCACTTATCATTCAATTGCTATCTATCTACCCATAAAATGGATGTCTTGGATAGTCCTTTCTGGTTAATATGTTTTCTATAACTTCGCTTCTTCTGAATAAGATTTCCTTTCTGCCTGATTTGAGAAATTGTTGGAGTTGTAGAATATGCCTTGGATGCTAAAACAGGCAAATAATCCTAGAAAAGTAAGCAGTAAGGAAGCAATGAGTTCTTCCTTGTTACATTTATGAATTTTGTGGATTGTAACTTAGTTTGTATTTTGTAGCAGGAGTACCTTGTTTGTGTAACATTGGAAATCGGGTTTAGTCTTTTGTTGTTGCCATATACTTGGTGGTGGGGTTTTATTGGTGAGAGTTAGTTGTCCTGAGGAAAAAGCCTTACTATTTCTGTACGTCTCACATAGCACATCGAGTTTATGGTGTGCATGTGTTTGCATAGTCATTTATGAGATTGTGATGAAACTGATATTTTCGCCACTTATCTTGCTAAAGCCCTCTTCTTCTAAATGCAGGATGTTTGGAGTGAGTTAGGTCGTCCTTGTGGAATTCATCAAAAGCAGGTAAACTGATAAAAAGTGGTTTAACTACATTTGGACATGCAATCCTCTCTTGTATAAGCTAAAATTCGATTGAGATAATTGGGACTAGTAGTTTATTAGACAGTGTATTTTAACCTATTAAGAGGTACTTAAGTTATCAACTGCTCAATCTAAATTAATGACAACGCATTGGGGTGGCAATATGAAAATTTCACCTATTTTGCGTTGAAAACATTGTAGAGGTATAGATGCATATAGCATTCATGTCAAATTAAACGACATCAAAATCAAGTTGTTGTTAGAAAGTCCCTCCCCCTCCTTATTTTTCTCTTACCTACTGGtatagttattattatttttaactgAGAGATTATCTTATACAATTCAATTAGCATATTCCTTTAAATTCATTATGGCATATGGCAGGCAGCTCTGTGCTTACTTCTTTAGTTGTACAGGTTGACCAAATGGTCATTCATTCTGCATCTGATCCTCGTCCTCGAACAACCCTTTGTGGAGATTACTTCTACAATTATTTCACTCGTGGTTTGGACATCTTATTTGATGGACAGGTACCAATATCTTTCACTctcctcttctttctctctccttgcAAGTTGTTGTCCTCTATGATTTCGAACTCTGTAGCATGGGACGTTATTTACAATTTCATAATTGGATTATGTTCAATAATCATTTTTGGATGAGCACACTGATTATCATTTTGGTTTTGCAGACTCATAAGATCAAGAAGTTCGTTTTGCACTCTAATTACCCTGGACATGCAGATTTTAATTCATATATAAAGTGCAACTTTGTTATTGAAGGTTCTAACTCTAATTTTGTATCTTAACTTGGAAGCTTTGTCACTTCTTAAATCAGAAATGATAAACTAATTTAGATCCCCTGTTGCTTCGTGTCTGTTTTGAAGtacataactccaaacatattACGCCAAGCACAAAGTGGGACCAAGTTAAGGTATTCTCTTAGTACTTGTTTAGgcctttatttttaatttaatgataaaatttCTTTCACTAAAAAGTGACTAGAGCTCGAGGAAGATTGATGCCTATACCTATTATAAATGCACCTTTAGTCCACTACTCACATGGAACAGGTTCCATGAAAAAGTGCAGCTGCTTTCATGTGAGTGTGGCATACATGCTTGGGGTGTGGGCAAAATTTCACtgtagaaaaatatatatatgatgatAAGATATGAGCTGGTTATATACAACTGATTATCTAAATtagctttttaattttttttttcttatgccTTATATTGTATTCTAGAAAAATCTTCTGATTTCGCGCCCTCCCTTTCTCCATATTAACGTTTGGGACCCAATTGTACTTTCTGTTGCTGTTTAATTTTGTAACAGCTCTCCCCTTGTAGTGTCATTCTTTGGTTGCTAATGTTCACAGTTGAgcttttaattttcttttcttttttacaaAATTTGGTTTTCCTGTTCTGGGGTACACTATCTATAAGTTCTATGTGACTCATTATCTTTTAGttactttttaaaaatatttggtATGGGGATTTTTGTAACATAAGCAATCTTGTCCTCCACTAATGAAGGATTTTTGTTACTAAAG
The DNA window shown above is from Euphorbia lathyris chromosome 1, ddEupLath1.1, whole genome shotgun sequence and carries:
- the LOC136205937 gene encoding PHAF1 protein At3g51130 isoform X2, with translation MLQHQPQRPRRRCEGTAMGAIVLDLRPGLGIGPFSLGMPICEAFAQIEQQPNIYDVVHVKYFDEEPLKVDIVISFPDHGFHLRFDPWSQRLRLIEIFDVKRLQMRYATSLLGGPSTLATFVAVYALFGPTFPGIYDKDRGVYTLFYPGLSFAFPIPGQYTDCCHDGEAELPLEFPDGTTPVTCRVSVYDSSTDKKVGVGSLMDKASAPPLPAGSLYMEEVHVKLGEELYFSTGAQHVPFGASPQDVWSELGRPCGIHQKQVDQMVIHSASDPRPRTTLCGDYFYNYFTRGLDILFDGQTHKIKKFVLHSNYPGHADFNSYIKCNFVIEVHNSKHITPSTKWDQVKEILGDCGRAAIQTQGSTSNPFGSTFVYGYQNIAFEVMKNGYIATITLFQS
- the LOC136205937 gene encoding PHAF1 protein At3g51130 isoform X1, giving the protein MLQHQPQRPRRRCEGTAMGAIVLDLRPGLGIGPFSLGMPICEAFAQIEQQPNIYDVVHVKYFDEEPLKVDIVISFPDHGFHLRFDPWSQRLRLIEIFDVKRLQMRYATSLLGGPSTLATFVAVYALFGPTFPGIYDKDRGVYTLFYPGLSFAFPIPGQYTDCCHDGEAELPLEFPDGTTPVTCRVSVYDSSTDKKVGVGSLMDKASAPPLPAGSLYMEEVHVKLGEELYFSTGAQHVPFGASPQDVWSELGRPCGIHQKQVDQMVIHSASDPRPRTTLCGDYFYNYFTRGLDILFDGQTHKIKKFVLHSNYPGHADFNSYIKCNFVIEVHNSKHITPSTKWDQVKSNYSPQEILGDCGRAAIQTQGSTSNPFGSTFVYGYQNIAFEVMKNGYIATITLFQS